One Molothrus ater isolate BHLD 08-10-18 breed brown headed cowbird chromosome 13, BPBGC_Mater_1.1, whole genome shotgun sequence DNA window includes the following coding sequences:
- the MAPK6 gene encoding mitogen-activated protein kinase 6: protein MAEKFESLMNIHGFDLGSRYMDLKPLGCGGNGLVFSAVDNDCDKRVAVKKIVLTDPQSVKHALREIKIIRRLDHDNIVKVFEILGPSGSQLTDDVGSLTELNCVYIVQEYMETDLANLLEQGPLLEDHARLFMYQLLRGLKYIHSANVLHRDLKPANLFINTEDLVLKIGDFGLARIMDPHYSHKGHLSEGLVTKWYRSPRLLLSPNNYTKAIDMWAAGCIFAEMLTGKTLFAGAHELEQMQLILESIPVVHEEDRQELLNVIPVYIRNDMTEPHKPLTQLLPGISPEALDFLEQILTFSPMDRLTAEEALSHPYMSIYSFPTDEPISSHPFHIEDEVDDILLMDESHSHIYNWERYHESQFSDHDWPIHNNYEADEVQRDPRALSDVTDEEEVQVDPRKYLDGDREKYLEDPAFDTHFSTEPCWQYSDHHENKYCDLECSHTCNYKMRSSSYLDNLVWRDSEVNHYYEPKLIIDLSNWKEQSKEKSDKKGKSKCEKNGLVKAQIALEEASQQLVEKEREKNQGFDFDSFIAETIQLSLQHESTDVDKLNDLNSSVSQIELKGIISKSVSREKQEKGMANLAQLEALYQTSWDSQFVSGGEGCFLIDQFCCEVRKDEQVEKENTYTSYLDKFFSKKEDAEMLEPEPVEEGKLGEKEREESFLSNSGELLFNKQLEAIGIPQFHSPVGSPLKSIQATLTPSAMKSSPQIPHKTYSSILKHLN from the exons atggcagaaaaatttGAAAGTCTCATGAACATTCATGGTTTTGATCTGGGCTCTCGGTATATGGACTTAAAACCACTGGGCTGTGGTGGAAATGGCTTAGTTTTTTCTGCTGTCGATAATGACTGTGACAAAAGAGTGGCTGTCAAGAAAATTGTCCTTACAGATCCCCAGAGTGTTAAACATGCTCTACGTGAGATCAAAATTATTAGAAGACTTGACCACGACAACATTGTCAAAGTATTTGAAATTCTTGGTCCCAGTGGAAGCCAGTTAACAGATGATGTGGGCTCCCTGACAGAATTGAACTGTGTTTACATTGTCCAGGAATACATGGAGACAGATCTGGCTAATTTGCTAGAGCAAGGCCCTTTACTGGAAGATCATGCCAGACTTTTCATGTACCAGCTGCTACGTGGGCTCAAGTATATTCACTCTGCAAATGTTCTGCATAGAGATCTCAAACCAGCTAATCTTTTCATTAATACTGAAGACTTGGTGCTGAAGATTGGTGACTTTGGTCTTGCACGAATCATGGATCCTCATTATTCCCACAAG gGCCATCTTTCTGAAGGATTGGTTACTAAATGGTACAGATCGCCCCGGCTTTTGCTTTCTCCTAACAACTACACTAAAGCCATTGACATGTGGGCTGCAGGTTGCATCTTTGCTGAAATGCTGACTGGGAAAACCCTTTTTGCAG GTGCACATGAACTTGAACAGATGCAGTTGATTCTAGAATCAATTCCTGTCGTACATGAGGAGGACCGTCAGGAGCTTCTCAATGTAATTCCAGTTTACATTAGAAACGATATGACTGAGCCACACAAACCTTTAACTCAGTTGCTTCCAGGCATCAGTCCTGAAG CACTGGACTTTCTGGAGCAAATTTTGACATTTAGTCCCATGGATCGATTGACAGCAGAAGAAGCTTTGTCCCATCCTTACATGAGCATTTATTCCTTTCCAACGGATGAGCCTATTTCAAGTCATCCTTTTCACATTGAAGATGAGGTTGATGATATTCTGCTAATGGATGAAAGTCACAGCCATATTTATAATTGGGAAAG ATACCATGAAAGTCAGTTTTCAGACCATGACTGGCCTATTCATAATAACTACGAAGCTGATGAAGTTCAGCGTGATCCAAGGGCTCTTTCTGACGTTACTGATGAAGAAGAAGTGCAAGTGGATCCTCGCAAATATTTGGATGGAGATCGTGAAAAGTACCTGGAGGATCCTGCCTTTGACACCCACTTCTCTACTGAGCCTTGCTGGCAGTATTCAGATCACCACGAAAACAAGTATTGTGATCTGGAATGTAGTCACACTTGTAATTACAAAATGAGGTCCTCTTCATACCTAGATAATTTAGTTTGGCGAGACAGTGAAGTTAACCATTACTATGAGCCCAAGCTTATTATAGATCTTTCAAACTGGAaggaacaaagcaaagaaaagtctgACAAGAAAGGCAAGTCTAAATGTGAAAAGAATGGGTTGGTGAAAGCTCAGATAGCACTTGAGGAAGCATCACAGCAACTTgttgaaaaagaaagggagaagaatCAGGGGTTTGACTTTGATTCTTTTATAGCAGAAACCATCCAGCTTAGTTTACAACATGAGTCTACTGATGTTGATAAATTAAATGACTTGAATAGTTCAGTGTCTCAGATAGAGTTGAAAGGAATAATATCGAAGTCGgtgagcagagagaagcaggagaaaggaatGGCCAATTTGGCACAGTTAGAAGCTCTGTACCAAACTTCTTGGGACAGTCAGTTTGTCAGTGGTGGGGAGGGATGCTTCCTCATAGACCAGTTCTGTTGCGAAGTAAGGAAAGATGAACaagttgaaaaagaaaatacttacaCCAGTTATTTGGACAAATTTTTTAGTAAGAAAGAAGATGCTGAAATGCTAGAACCTGAGCCAGTAGAAGAGGGgaagcttggggagaaggaaagagaagagagctTTCTCAGTAACAGTGGGGAACTCCTCTTCAACAAGCAGCTTGAGGCTATAGGTATTCCTCAGTTTCACAGCCCTGTTGGTTCGCCTCTCAAGTCCATCCAGGCCACGCTAACGCCTTCTGCTATGAAATCATCTCCCCAGATTCCCCACAAAACCTACAGCAGCATTCTGAAACATCTAAACTAA